Proteins from a single region of Desulfovibrio sp.:
- the focA gene encoding formate transporter FocA has translation MTGASFEALNPRQMYGKVVETMIIKATRPPRQAFLLSVMAGLFIGLGFVYCAVANVTGAGKIVGGLVFSLGLMLVVVLGGDLFTSTTMTLVPRASNRISWGQMLANWGIVYAGNFVGAIALVALILLSGHPWNDGGSIALYYIKTTEYKLTHSFIEALFLGVMCNLMVCLGVWMGYSGRSLFDKMAACLFPVGLFIACGFEHSIANMFMIPMGILCSGMMPPEVAAKLADPVHTLSLLTWENFVLKNLIPVTLGNILGGGVLVGLFHWLVFADENTREARATSDAHESLKEKHAG, from the coding sequence ATGACCGGAGCGTCTTTTGAAGCGCTGAATCCTCGCCAGATGTACGGCAAGGTTGTGGAAACCATGATAATCAAGGCCACACGGCCGCCCCGCCAGGCTTTTTTGCTTTCCGTGATGGCGGGTCTGTTTATAGGATTGGGCTTTGTTTACTGCGCTGTGGCCAATGTGACAGGGGCAGGCAAGATCGTTGGCGGGCTTGTGTTCAGCCTTGGCCTCATGCTTGTGGTGGTGCTGGGCGGCGATCTTTTCACCTCGACCACCATGACGCTTGTGCCCCGCGCGAGTAACAGGATTAGTTGGGGGCAGATGCTCGCAAACTGGGGCATCGTTTATGCCGGAAATTTCGTCGGCGCCATTGCGCTGGTAGCCCTTATCCTTCTCAGCGGGCACCCCTGGAACGACGGCGGCAGCATTGCCCTTTATTACATCAAGACAACCGAATACAAGCTGACCCACAGCTTTATCGAGGCCCTGTTTTTGGGCGTCATGTGCAACCTTATGGTCTGCCTTGGCGTGTGGATGGGGTATTCCGGCCGCTCGCTCTTTGACAAGATGGCAGCCTGCCTTTTTCCTGTGGGCCTGTTCATTGCCTGCGGATTCGAACACAGCATCGCAAACATGTTCATGATCCCCATGGGCATACTGTGCAGCGGTATGATGCCGCCCGAAGTAGCGGCCAAGCTGGCCGATCCTGTTCACACGCTCTCGCTGCTCACCTGGGAAAACTTTGTGCTGAAAAATCTCATCCCGGTAACACTGGGCAATATCCTTGGCGGCGGCGTGCTTGTGGGCCTGTTCCATTGGCTTGTGTTCGCAGATGAAAATACCAGGGAAGCCCGCGCCACAAGCGACGCTCACGAAAGCCTGAAAGAGAAGCATGCCGGATAA
- a CDS encoding type I-F CRISPR-associated protein Csy2: MTSYLVLSHMRVQGANMYNAAFLLGGPPVLAAWLMAHALGRKVDMADDVLSMAFVLHSYTPLGDSFYGRFNPQLRRGAAYTFMSSRKHWDYSAKNDHALSLQPVARAHMEVSLVIGIRDLATAEDIDAHVATSRLAGGAITRKGKSRLCSDVSEALEHIGTGYVVMDRRDLLEREGAGNRAEQFVAALGHKPVEGDGMGWLSATCLGYAATTPFEKRSGVREGYEHAFAEPLVGLVQYVPIRRCLDEDRAEQTLWRSEWATPDVYRIYQDQR, encoded by the coding sequence ATGACATCCTATCTTGTTCTGTCGCATATGCGGGTTCAGGGCGCCAACATGTATAATGCCGCCTTTCTTTTGGGCGGACCGCCCGTGCTCGCAGCCTGGCTCATGGCGCACGCTCTTGGCCGTAAAGTAGATATGGCGGACGACGTGCTTTCAATGGCTTTTGTGTTGCACAGTTACACGCCGCTTGGAGATTCATTTTACGGTAGATTCAACCCACAGTTGCGGCGAGGAGCGGCCTATACTTTTATGTCTTCAAGGAAACATTGGGACTATTCCGCCAAAAATGACCATGCATTGTCCCTCCAGCCGGTGGCCCGTGCCCATATGGAGGTTTCTCTGGTTATTGGCATTCGGGATCTCGCCACCGCCGAAGATATTGATGCCCATGTTGCAACAAGCCGACTTGCTGGCGGCGCGATCACCCGTAAGGGAAAATCACGTTTGTGCAGTGATGTCAGTGAGGCTCTTGAACATATTGGCACTGGCTATGTTGTGATGGATCGCCGCGACCTGCTGGAAAGGGAAGGGGCAGGCAACCGCGCGGAGCAGTTCGTGGCCGCTCTGGGCCACAAACCTGTGGAAGGCGACGGCATGGGCTGGCTTTCAGCCACCTGCCTTGGCTATGCCGCCACCACCCCGTTTGAAAAACGCTCCGGCGTGCGTGAAGGGTACGAGCATGCCTTTGCGGAACCGCTTGTGGGGCTTGTGCAGTACGTGCCCATACGCCGCTGCCTTGATGAAGACAGGGCGGAACAAACTTTGTGGAGATCAGAGTGGGCAACGCCCGACGTGTACAGAATATATCAGGATCAACGCTAA
- the csy3 gene encoding type I-F CRISPR-associated protein Csy3 codes for MAKALKKLPGVLSFQRCLMVTDALFFNVFADGSISPLPVVRHGIRGTQNINKPDTKDKESASAKSAPREEVSNIQTTDSAKLDPMAEKLRVRFDVRFLDLSSALFACAPGKTDDMEDLTAFREGLTAFIDKGKESAGMTELACRYARNLANGRFLWRNRAIAEHVSVRVRDRADLDVHFDALQVPLNTFDSYSEAEKAVAERIAAGLRGQRDVSLLVEADVDFGVRGALEVFPSQNYLENKAKGFARPLYCVGEAPKNQDKHSVQERGQAALRDQKVGNALRTIDTWYPGYGERGLAIPVEPNGASLDAQLFFRNEKKISGFGYMLRAGDMDPDTPEGMFLMACIIRGGVFSESA; via the coding sequence ATGGCAAAAGCTCTTAAAAAACTGCCCGGTGTTCTTTCATTTCAGCGTTGCCTTATGGTTACTGACGCCCTTTTTTTCAATGTGTTTGCCGATGGCAGTATTTCGCCGCTCCCCGTCGTGCGGCATGGCATCAGGGGTACACAAAATATCAATAAACCTGATACGAAAGATAAAGAGAGCGCCAGCGCAAAAAGCGCCCCACGCGAAGAAGTTTCCAACATCCAGACCACAGATTCAGCCAAACTTGACCCCATGGCCGAAAAGTTGCGCGTCCGTTTTGACGTGCGTTTTCTTGATCTTTCTTCAGCGCTTTTTGCCTGCGCTCCTGGAAAAACAGATGATATGGAAGACCTGACTGCCTTCAGGGAAGGGCTGACTGCCTTTATCGACAAAGGCAAAGAGAGCGCAGGCATGACAGAACTCGCCTGCCGCTATGCGCGCAACCTGGCCAATGGCCGGTTCTTGTGGCGCAACAGAGCCATTGCGGAGCATGTAAGCGTTCGTGTGCGGGACAGGGCGGACCTGGATGTTCATTTTGACGCTCTGCAAGTACCCCTGAATACGTTTGATTCCTATTCCGAGGCGGAAAAGGCCGTTGCCGAACGCATCGCAGCCGGACTGCGGGGACAGCGCGACGTGTCTTTGCTGGTAGAGGCGGATGTGGACTTTGGCGTGCGCGGCGCACTGGAAGTCTTCCCCTCGCAAAACTATCTGGAAAACAAGGCCAAGGGCTTTGCCCGTCCTCTGTATTGCGTTGGCGAAGCGCCGAAAAATCAGGACAAGCACAGTGTTCAGGAGCGCGGGCAGGCGGCTTTGCGCGACCAGAAGGTGGGCAATGCCCTGCGCACCATTGATACCTGGTATCCGGGCTATGGGGAGCGCGGCCTTGCTATCCCTGTAGAACCCAACGGCGCAAGTCTTGATGCACAGCTCTTTTTCCGTAATGAGAAAAAAATCTCTGGTTTCGGCTATATGTTGCGGGCGGGCGATATGGACCCCGATACGCCCGAAGGCATGTTTTTGATGGCCTGCATCATTCGCGGCGGCGTCTTTTCAGAGAGTGCATAG
- the cas6f gene encoding type I-F CRISPR-associated endoribonuclease Cas6/Csy4, producing MPRVYFDIEALAAAEDTGMSAPALRGRMLTLLHPLFAAKPHTYALAIPTGRQAVCDRGGGALRVFASSRDDLDALAASLSGLPWMRDYARLHYPASVPENYAGAWVAFRRYRVPSLKSDRRTGAEAGQLRQRRMQTVQKEKMDYFIVSSKTTEQRFTLAVRRESGSPPQAECLPNSYGLCSAHNVFCVPDLP from the coding sequence ATGCCGCGCGTGTATTTTGACATCGAGGCCTTGGCCGCCGCTGAAGACACGGGCATGAGCGCTCCCGCATTACGGGGGCGCATGCTGACCCTGCTGCATCCCTTGTTTGCGGCAAAGCCGCATACCTATGCTCTGGCAATACCGACAGGACGTCAGGCCGTATGCGACAGAGGTGGAGGAGCATTACGGGTATTCGCCTCCAGCAGGGATGATCTGGATGCCCTGGCGGCCTCGCTCTCTGGCCTGCCCTGGATGCGGGATTATGCCAGACTGCACTATCCCGCATCAGTTCCTGAAAACTATGCGGGAGCCTGGGTGGCCTTCAGACGGTATCGCGTACCTAGTTTGAAAAGCGACCGCAGAACAGGGGCAGAGGCCGGGCAGCTGCGCCAGCGCCGCATGCAGACCGTGCAAAAGGAGAAGATGGACTACTTTATTGTGAGCAGCAAAACCACGGAGCAGCGCTTTACGCTGGCGGTGCGTCGTGAGTCCGGGTCGCCGCCGCAGGCCGAGTGCCTGCCGAACAGCTATGGTCTGTGCAGCGCCCATAACGTTTTCTGCGTGCCGGACTTGCCGTGA
- the cas3f gene encoding type I-F CRISPR-associated helicase Cas3f produces MHVVLISECTRKSVSRTQRILDSYAPRAGIRTWITPITREGLAELHAALRKSATRNTAVACYQNDGRRRMRLLWIVGARGRFSADGAVAVRTSRRLARRAAEIPLWLRCVCLLAQAAALVHDLGKYSIYFQKKLRDRKMLCDDVRHEWISVCLLRALRQGVSWQEAWRVLHDDKALDEVIKRPTDPGSRAFHAPATALEAVDFLVASHHLLFSGGEDGGRVPSVAASHVRSKNVPQDYCQPHAPLPEDICKNFQRLESKLSALTEALQGREHTEFWWACLILARAALIFADHTVSARAYPTPPDDGTSAANTRFVENKRVLNQPLHWHLTEVAHVAANAAWRMGQLSQSTAGPLEGLQEASVASIVEPADEASRYHWQNLAADALARWRQDNPDTPCLVFNMAGTGSGKTRMNLRAACILSRDAAPRCSIALNLRSLTLQTGHSLQSDLGILPADMATVIGDGVTQRLFDWASRTETVDDRDVVESEILCSGDSGPLPAWMEPFWRTAREKVIVGSPLLVSTIDFLDAAGRPDRQGHHVKALLRLMTADLVLDEVDGYEPEALVAVLRLVQLSAFFGRNIICSSATLSQATADAVHAAWISGQKLRRALMQEPDAAPARSGIAVIDDSLAPEVLVSDNKSAAFSEWYAKRMQDMTSHLQRMPCMRRAFLQPVEPSIQGFQNAVLEAVQRLHAENAWEFSPGRRISFGLVRVANINGAVATARSLAQALPHAHVACYHSGDWRISRFHKERRLDHLLTRKRGNAHILADKEIRVLVARATQPQVPFIVVATPVEEVGRDHDFDWAVIEPSSAQSIVQVAGRVNRHRLVSRDNAHNIAILRHNLRHCKNCEQGSKDTRAFIFPGYEGKGQVRLYKGHDLAQLLPWQAEALTIDAGLRLGGGSAFAVADDRAIATRVTRFFGADSDGSEGLFSRSPIDAFRMSATPYEQTPLRSISGRKQLWLMRVEGENALYFRWDEDSHGASWVCNEHEMRKEKAMPNAWLALSPPEMERLCHEAGIWPEEGLQAELTSYNNDSFMYDLGFGIRRIT; encoded by the coding sequence ATGCATGTTGTTCTTATTTCTGAATGCACCAGGAAATCAGTTTCAAGAACGCAAAGAATTTTAGACAGCTACGCGCCAAGAGCCGGTATTCGCACATGGATAACGCCCATAACCCGTGAAGGGTTGGCAGAACTTCATGCGGCTCTTCGCAAAAGTGCAACCCGCAATACGGCGGTGGCCTGTTATCAAAATGACGGCCGCCGCCGTATGCGTTTACTGTGGATTGTGGGCGCGCGGGGCAGGTTTTCTGCCGATGGCGCTGTTGCCGTGCGAACATCGCGGCGCTTGGCCAGGCGCGCGGCAGAAATTCCGCTCTGGCTTCGCTGTGTCTGCCTGTTGGCGCAGGCTGCCGCCCTTGTTCATGACCTTGGTAAGTATTCAATATATTTTCAGAAAAAGTTGCGCGATCGCAAAATGCTGTGCGATGACGTGCGCCATGAGTGGATAAGTGTCTGCCTGCTGCGCGCTTTACGGCAAGGTGTAAGCTGGCAAGAGGCATGGCGGGTTTTGCATGACGATAAGGCGCTTGACGAAGTTATTAAACGTCCAACAGACCCAGGTTCAAGGGCGTTCCACGCCCCGGCCACCGCTTTGGAAGCCGTGGATTTTCTTGTGGCAAGCCATCATCTGCTTTTTTCTGGCGGTGAAGATGGCGGAAGGGTTCCTTCGGTGGCGGCTTCCCATGTCCGTTCAAAGAATGTTCCTCAAGACTACTGCCAGCCCCACGCGCCCCTGCCCGAAGACATATGCAAAAATTTTCAGCGGCTTGAATCAAAATTGAGCGCGCTGACCGAGGCGCTGCAGGGCCGGGAGCATACGGAATTCTGGTGGGCATGCCTCATCCTGGCCAGGGCCGCGCTCATTTTTGCTGATCACACCGTTTCGGCCAGAGCCTATCCCACCCCTCCTGATGACGGCACAAGCGCCGCCAATACCCGGTTTGTCGAAAACAAACGTGTCCTTAACCAGCCATTGCACTGGCATTTGACCGAAGTGGCCCATGTGGCTGCCAACGCCGCATGGCGCATGGGCCAACTGTCGCAGAGCACGGCGGGCCCGCTTGAAGGGCTGCAAGAGGCTTCAGTGGCGTCCATTGTGGAACCGGCGGACGAAGCCTCGCGTTATCACTGGCAAAACCTCGCTGCCGATGCCCTGGCCCGCTGGCGGCAGGATAACCCCGACACGCCCTGCCTTGTGTTCAATATGGCTGGTACGGGCAGCGGCAAGACAAGAATGAACCTGCGCGCGGCCTGCATTCTTTCGCGTGATGCCGCGCCGCGTTGCTCCATTGCGCTCAATTTACGCAGCCTGACCTTGCAGACAGGGCACTCCCTGCAATCTGACCTTGGCATTTTGCCCGCCGACATGGCCACGGTCATCGGCGATGGCGTCACCCAAAGGCTTTTTGACTGGGCCAGTCGAACAGAAACCGTTGACGACAGAGACGTGGTCGAATCCGAGATCCTCTGCAGCGGCGATTCCGGCCCATTGCCCGCATGGATGGAACCCTTCTGGCGCACGGCGCGTGAAAAGGTGATCGTCGGTTCGCCCTTGCTGGTATCTACCATTGATTTTCTGGATGCCGCCGGCCGTCCTGACCGTCAGGGGCATCACGTCAAAGCCCTGCTGCGCCTCATGACAGCCGATCTGGTGCTGGACGAGGTCGACGGCTATGAGCCGGAAGCCCTTGTGGCTGTCTTGCGGCTGGTGCAACTGAGCGCTTTTTTCGGGCGCAATATCATCTGTTCTTCGGCCACACTTTCTCAGGCCACGGCTGACGCCGTCCATGCCGCCTGGATTTCCGGCCAGAAGCTCCGGCGCGCATTGATGCAGGAGCCAGACGCGGCCCCTGCGCGTTCGGGCATTGCCGTCATTGATGACAGTCTCGCGCCGGAAGTGCTGGTTTCTGACAACAAAAGCGCTGCATTTTCAGAATGGTATGCCAAACGCATGCAGGATATGACGTCCCATTTGCAACGCATGCCCTGCATGCGACGGGCTTTTTTGCAGCCGGTGGAGCCCTCCATACAGGGATTTCAGAATGCGGTGCTGGAAGCAGTGCAGCGCCTGCACGCTGAAAACGCCTGGGAATTTTCGCCGGGCAGGCGGATTTCTTTCGGTCTTGTACGTGTGGCGAACATCAACGGCGCTGTTGCCACGGCGCGCAGCCTGGCCCAGGCGCTGCCCCATGCCCATGTGGCTTGCTATCACTCTGGCGACTGGCGCATCAGCCGGTTTCATAAAGAGCGCCGCCTCGATCATCTGCTGACCCGCAAAAGAGGGAATGCCCATATCCTCGCAGACAAGGAAATACGGGTGCTTGTGGCCCGCGCCACGCAGCCGCAAGTGCCTTTTATTGTTGTGGCCACGCCCGTGGAAGAGGTGGGCAGGGATCACGACTTTGACTGGGCTGTCATTGAGCCTTCCAGCGCGCAATCCATTGTTCAGGTTGCAGGACGTGTCAACAGGCACCGTCTTGTTTCCCGCGACAACGCACACAATATCGCCATACTCAGACACAATTTGCGTCATTGTAAAAATTGCGAACAGGGCTCGAAAGATACTCGTGCTTTTATTTTTCCTGGATACGAGGGCAAAGGTCAGGTGAGGCTATACAAGGGGCATGACCTTGCCCAGCTGCTGCCCTGGCAGGCGGAGGCGCTCACCATTGATGCCGGGCTGCGGCTTGGCGGAGGAAGTGCCTTTGCCGTTGCTGACGACAGGGCCATCGCCACGAGGGTTACGCGGTTTTTTGGCGCAGACAGCGATGGAAGTGAGGGGCTGTTCAGCCGTAGTCCCATAGATGCCTTTCGCATGTCGGCCACGCCCTATGAGCAAACGCCTCTGCGTAGCATATCTGGCCGCAAGCAGCTTTGGCTAATGCGGGTCGAGGGTGAAAATGCGCTGTATTTCCGTTGGGATGAGGATTCTCACGGCGCAAGCTGGGTATGTAACGAGCATGAAATGCGCAAAGAAAAGGCTATGCCCAATGCCTGGCTGGCGCTCAGCCCGCCGGAAATGGAACGCTTGTGTCATGAGGCGGGCATATGGCCGGAAGAAGGCCTGCAAGCCGAGCTGACCTCATATAATAATGACAGTTTTATGTATGATCTGGGTTTTGGCATACGGCGAATAACTTGA